A region from the Mesorhizobium shangrilense genome encodes:
- a CDS encoding DUF2333 family protein, with amino-acid sequence MLDPIVNFVTRIFHWIGRGIGFAIGVILWPFMWAGRWYLQRGWILKAGVGVALLVLIGLYANFFYATQWWNNFNPNYPDTYSFEKRNVSAGEQVTAGAGTDTAKTCGNSAIAQVAADLTDFNVNQNAWVSSMILYKLGFFGIDWDSTPFFDNKASFQRGINQAVRRTTTELADNLGRVRTTSQIDSDLQDARGNLQFDEYTWYFGLSPFGPKTPTPSYYRDAIRKLRAFNARLETCQTVFDARADNLKQYLDRIASDIGSTSAILKDRAEHYNNGWFDFRADDRYWFAYGQLYAYYGLMKGAQADFEDVIKEKHLQNLWDTMDQQFTSALRIQPFIIANGREDGWIFPTHLTTMGFYVLRVRSNLVEISNVLTQ; translated from the coding sequence ATGCTTGATCCTATCGTGAACTTCGTCACCCGTATCTTCCATTGGATCGGCCGCGGCATCGGCTTCGCGATCGGCGTCATCCTGTGGCCGTTCATGTGGGCCGGACGCTGGTACCTGCAGCGCGGCTGGATCCTCAAGGCTGGCGTCGGCGTGGCACTTCTGGTGCTGATCGGCCTCTACGCCAATTTCTTCTACGCCACGCAGTGGTGGAACAATTTCAACCCGAACTACCCCGACACCTACAGTTTCGAGAAGCGCAATGTCTCCGCCGGCGAGCAGGTGACGGCCGGTGCCGGAACCGACACCGCCAAGACCTGCGGAAATTCGGCGATCGCCCAGGTGGCCGCGGACCTGACCGACTTCAACGTCAACCAGAATGCCTGGGTGTCGTCGATGATCCTCTATAAGCTCGGCTTCTTCGGCATCGACTGGGACAGCACGCCGTTCTTCGACAACAAGGCATCGTTCCAGCGCGGCATCAACCAGGCGGTTCGGCGCACGACGACGGAACTTGCCGACAATCTCGGTCGGGTGCGCACCACCTCGCAGATCGACAGCGACCTGCAGGACGCGCGCGGCAATCTGCAGTTCGACGAATACACTTGGTATTTCGGCCTCAGCCCGTTCGGCCCGAAGACGCCGACACCGAGCTACTATCGCGATGCCATCCGCAAGCTGCGTGCATTCAACGCCCGGCTGGAGACCTGCCAGACGGTGTTCGATGCCCGCGCCGACAACCTCAAGCAGTATCTCGACCGCATCGCCAGCGATATCGGCTCGACCTCGGCCATCCTCAAGGACCGGGCCGAGCACTACAACAATGGTTGGTTCGACTTCCGCGCCGACGACCGCTACTGGTTCGCCTATGGCCAGCTCTACGCCTATTACGGGCTGATGAAGGGCGCACAGGCCGACTTCGAGGACGTGATCAAGGAAAAGCACCTTCAGAACCTGTGGGACACGATGGACCAGCAATTCACCTCGGCGCTGCGCATCCAGCCCTTCATCATCGCCAACGGCCGCGAGGATGGCTGGATTTTCCCGACGCATCTGACGACGATGGGCTTCTATGTGCTCAGGGTCCGCTCCAACCTGGTCGAGATCAGCAACGTGCTGACGCAGTAG